In Acidobacteriota bacterium, one genomic interval encodes:
- a CDS encoding metallopeptidase family protein: MDEDRERTRDERSSEAWRALEEGDVESALATARALLHEDPEDGEAHYLAGSALMDGDDLAAAEPHLRRAIELNPGNLDARAALAQMLYEICRFADARAEVAMLLEGDPEDPQAHHLAALLAERRGELAAAEESERMAHRLAPDAYPLPPRFTAAEFDASVDAASADLPAMFRERMVNLAVIVEDVPAERLLRSLADPTPGLLGLFVGTPLPEKHLSDLPSPPDAIYLFKRNLERVSESRDELVEEIRITMLHEIGHFLGLDEDDLEASGYQ, encoded by the coding sequence ATGGATGAAGACAGGGAGCGAACGCGCGACGAGCGATCGAGTGAGGCCTGGCGCGCCCTCGAGGAAGGGGACGTCGAGTCGGCGCTCGCCACGGCGCGCGCTCTCCTCCACGAGGACCCGGAGGACGGCGAGGCGCATTACCTCGCGGGCTCCGCGCTGATGGACGGGGACGATCTGGCCGCGGCCGAGCCGCATCTGAGGCGCGCGATCGAGCTCAACCCGGGGAACCTCGACGCGCGCGCCGCCCTCGCCCAGATGCTCTACGAGATCTGCCGGTTCGCCGACGCGCGCGCCGAGGTGGCGATGCTCCTCGAGGGGGATCCCGAGGATCCCCAGGCGCACCACCTCGCCGCCCTCCTCGCGGAGAGGCGCGGCGAGCTGGCCGCGGCCGAGGAGTCGGAGCGCATGGCGCACCGGCTCGCCCCCGACGCGTACCCGCTGCCGCCCAGGTTCACCGCCGCGGAGTTCGACGCGTCGGTCGACGCGGCGTCGGCCGATCTTCCGGCGATGTTCCGCGAGCGCATGGTGAACCTCGCGGTGATCGTGGAGGACGTTCCCGCGGAGAGGCTGCTCCGATCCCTCGCCGATCCGACCCCCGGCCTCCTCGGGCTCTTCGTGGGGACGCCCCTCCCCGAGAAGCACCTCTCGGATCTCCCCTCCCCGCCAGACGCCATCTACCTCTTCAAGCGAAACCTGGAGCGCGTCTCTGAGAGCCGCGACGAGCTGGTCGAGGAGATCCGGATCACGATGCTCCACGAGATCGGGCACTTCCTCGGCCTCGACGAGGACGACCTCGAGGCCAGCGGCTACCAGTAG
- a CDS encoding DUF58 domain-containing protein: MTPSRRLLGVCGLVAIAAAADVARGGFTVTIAAGALVTAAALSDLLASRRLPAPDVTRAVPSSIPVGNWCTVRLRLAAPAGRAIDVEVFDHHPPLAEVEGMPLAARVPAGGWVEISYRVRPRARGAMTFGRAEVRLRSALGLFDLSRRAGGTTTVRVCPDYAPAIRYALLAVDNRTSQIGIRRRPRRGEGTELHALRDYRPGDPLRQIDWKATSRRGRLVSREYQDERDQQVVFLLDCGRSMRAVDDGESHFDHALKSLLLLAYVALKQGDSVGLLAFGETERRVAPMKGPAAMRRLLDAVHDLSPGASASDIASAAARFSATQRKRALVVVLTNLRDEEGAEAAAVLRRLRRRHLVMVASLRESALDRALATPVATFDDALRVGAVHHYLEARRRAHRAISGHGIRLLDVKPSSLPVAIVNRYLDVKGSGSL; the protein is encoded by the coding sequence ATGACCCCCTCGCGCCGCCTCCTCGGGGTGTGCGGCCTCGTGGCGATCGCCGCGGCCGCCGACGTCGCGCGCGGAGGGTTCACGGTGACGATCGCCGCGGGCGCGCTGGTGACGGCGGCGGCGCTTTCGGATCTGCTCGCGTCGCGCCGCCTCCCGGCTCCCGACGTCACGCGCGCCGTCCCCTCGTCCATCCCGGTGGGGAACTGGTGCACGGTCCGGCTGCGGCTCGCCGCCCCCGCCGGGCGCGCGATCGACGTCGAGGTCTTCGACCACCATCCCCCGCTCGCCGAGGTCGAGGGGATGCCCCTCGCCGCGCGGGTCCCGGCGGGGGGGTGGGTCGAGATCTCCTACCGAGTGCGCCCCCGTGCGCGCGGCGCGATGACGTTCGGCCGGGCCGAGGTCCGGCTCCGCTCGGCTCTGGGGCTGTTCGATCTCTCGCGCCGCGCGGGCGGGACGACCACGGTGCGCGTCTGCCCCGACTACGCCCCGGCGATCCGCTACGCGCTCCTCGCGGTCGACAACCGGACGAGCCAGATCGGGATCCGGCGCCGGCCGCGCCGGGGCGAAGGGACCGAGCTCCACGCGCTCCGCGACTACCGGCCCGGCGACCCGCTCCGTCAGATCGACTGGAAGGCGACCTCCCGCCGGGGCCGCCTCGTCTCGCGCGAGTACCAGGACGAGCGCGATCAGCAGGTGGTCTTCCTGCTCGACTGCGGGCGCAGCATGCGCGCCGTGGATGACGGCGAGTCGCACTTCGATCACGCGCTCAAGAGCCTGCTGCTCCTCGCGTACGTCGCGCTGAAGCAGGGGGACTCGGTGGGCCTCCTCGCGTTCGGGGAGACGGAGCGCCGGGTGGCGCCCATGAAGGGGCCGGCGGCGATGAGACGCCTCCTCGACGCGGTGCACGATCTCTCGCCCGGCGCGTCGGCCTCGGACATCGCGTCGGCGGCGGCCCGATTCTCCGCGACGCAGCGAAAGCGCGCGCTCGTCGTGGTGCTGACGAACCTGCGCGACGAGGAGGGGGCCGAGGCGGCCGCCGTGCTCCGCAGGCTGAGGCGACGCCACCTCGTGATGGTCGCGAGCCTCCGGGAATCGGCTCTCGATCGCGCGCTGGCGACGCCCGTCGCGACCTTCGACGACGCCCTCCGCGTCGGGGCGGTGCATCACTACCTCGAGGCGCGCCGCCGCGCCCATCGCGCGATCTCGGGACACGGAATCCGGCTGCTCGACGTCAAGCCTTCGTCGCTCCCGGTCGCGATCGTCAACCGTTACCTCGACGTCAAGGGGAGCGGCTCGCTCTGA
- a CDS encoding AAA family ATPase has protein sequence MIDQMVIAFLAAGHVLLEGVPGVGKTLTVLAMARTFGGRFARIQFTPDLMPSDVVGHAIFDSASGRFRIRQGPAFTNLLLADEINRAPAKTQAALLEVMQEQQITIEGKSFPLAPPFMAIATQNPVELEGTYPLPEAELDRFLLKVRVDFPGEKDEIDLVAAATLGRVGDALDVSGVEPVADAEAVVSLQRFVAGLTVDRRVAEYAVRIVRATRAAPGIAMGASPRGAIALVRAARAAALVAGRDFVTPDDVKRMALPALRHRITIAPDLDIEGRPVDSVLKAVVDAVEAPRA, from the coding sequence ATGATCGATCAGATGGTGATCGCCTTCCTCGCGGCGGGGCACGTGCTGCTCGAGGGGGTGCCGGGAGTGGGCAAGACGCTGACCGTCCTGGCGATGGCCCGCACCTTCGGCGGGCGCTTCGCGCGCATCCAGTTCACGCCGGACCTGATGCCCAGCGACGTCGTGGGACACGCGATCTTCGACTCGGCGAGCGGCCGCTTCCGCATCCGCCAGGGGCCGGCCTTCACGAACCTCCTGCTCGCGGACGAGATCAACCGGGCCCCCGCGAAGACGCAGGCCGCGCTCCTGGAGGTCATGCAGGAGCAGCAGATCACGATCGAGGGGAAGTCGTTTCCGCTCGCCCCTCCGTTCATGGCGATCGCGACGCAGAACCCCGTCGAGCTCGAGGGGACCTACCCGCTCCCGGAGGCGGAGCTGGATCGCTTCCTCCTCAAGGTCCGCGTCGACTTCCCGGGGGAGAAGGACGAGATCGATCTGGTCGCGGCGGCCACCCTCGGGCGCGTGGGGGACGCCCTCGACGTCTCGGGGGTCGAGCCCGTGGCGGACGCGGAGGCGGTCGTCTCGCTGCAGCGCTTCGTCGCGGGCCTCACCGTCGATCGCCGCGTGGCCGAGTACGCGGTGCGGATCGTCAGGGCGACGCGCGCGGCGCCGGGGATCGCGATGGGGGCGAGCCCGCGGGGCGCCATCGCGCTCGTGCGCGCCGCGAGAGCCGCGGCGCTCGTCGCGGGGCGCGACTTCGTCACCCCCGACGACGTCAAGAGGATGGCCCTCCCCGCCCTCAGGCACCGGATCACCATCGCCCCCGACCTCGACATCGAGGGGCGGCCGGTGGATTCGGTGCTGAAGGCGGTCGTCGACGCCGTCGAGGCGCCGCGCGCATGA
- a CDS encoding DUF4129 domain-containing protein produces the protein MDLEKVTAVIRPRSYWESIDLGFGMVGTWRRAIFAPWLAIAIPLTASVSLAFWNRPMIAALIVWWLKPLLDRIPLYVLSRSLFGAAPTTREALAALSGLLRPGWLPALTIHRLDPARSFNLSIGQLEGLSGGARAARRRVLGRGCSAEARQLTFMCSLFEIVVAAGVAGLAYLMIGDIGLDGSIEDLGRFGAFVPSLQTQWLVASLYLLAMLVIEPFYVGGGFGLYLNRRARLEAWDVEISFRTLARRLRSVAAAAVILISFVLILPAAAAADPAPARSDPAQLIRRILRDPEFGGTRPVKTWRVKPFDFKAREPDASRSPWLETLGEAFAALAQPILWALVVSALVFVFIRVVRADPERRSGGKRLESPTPGTISGLDVRPEAFPADIPEAARRLWSEGKAAEALGLLYRGALACLVSVEKLPLDRSSTEGECLRVATRRLPAARAAYFRGLTECWQAAAYGRRRPGETRAQEILGAWSTHFGASR, from the coding sequence ATGGATCTTGAGAAGGTGACGGCGGTGATCCGCCCGCGGTCGTACTGGGAGTCGATCGATCTCGGCTTCGGGATGGTCGGGACGTGGCGGCGCGCGATCTTCGCGCCGTGGCTCGCGATCGCGATCCCCCTCACCGCCTCGGTCTCCCTCGCGTTCTGGAACCGGCCGATGATCGCGGCGCTGATCGTCTGGTGGCTCAAGCCGCTCCTCGATCGGATCCCGCTGTACGTGCTCAGCCGCTCGCTCTTCGGGGCGGCCCCGACGACGCGGGAGGCGCTCGCGGCGCTTTCCGGCCTCCTCCGGCCGGGCTGGCTACCCGCGCTGACGATCCACCGGCTCGATCCGGCGCGGTCGTTCAACCTTTCGATCGGGCAGCTCGAGGGTCTCTCGGGGGGCGCGCGCGCCGCCCGTCGCCGGGTTCTCGGCAGGGGATGCTCCGCCGAAGCGCGCCAGCTGACGTTCATGTGCTCCCTCTTCGAGATCGTCGTGGCGGCCGGGGTGGCCGGGCTCGCGTACCTGATGATCGGAGACATCGGGCTCGACGGCTCGATCGAGGACCTCGGCCGCTTCGGAGCGTTCGTCCCCTCGCTTCAGACGCAGTGGCTCGTCGCCTCCCTCTACCTGCTCGCGATGCTCGTCATCGAGCCCTTCTACGTCGGCGGAGGGTTCGGCCTCTACCTGAACCGGCGAGCGCGCCTCGAGGCCTGGGACGTCGAGATCTCGTTCCGGACCCTCGCGCGGAGGCTCCGTTCGGTCGCCGCGGCCGCCGTGATTCTGATCTCCTTCGTCCTGATCTTGCCCGCCGCCGCGGCCGCCGATCCCGCGCCCGCGCGGTCCGACCCCGCGCAGCTCATCCGGCGGATCCTTCGGGACCCGGAGTTCGGCGGCACGCGCCCCGTGAAGACCTGGCGCGTGAAACCATTCGATTTCAAGGCCCGCGAGCCGGACGCGTCGAGATCCCCGTGGCTCGAGACGCTCGGCGAAGCGTTCGCCGCCCTCGCCCAGCCGATCCTCTGGGCGCTGGTCGTCTCGGCGCTGGTCTTCGTCTTCATCCGGGTGGTGCGCGCGGATCCGGAGCGACGCTCCGGCGGCAAGCGCCTCGAGAGCCCGACGCCCGGGACGATCTCGGGGCTCGACGTGCGCCCGGAGGCCTTTCCCGCCGACATCCCCGAGGCCGCGCGACGCCTGTGGAGCGAGGGGAAGGCCGCCGAAGCGCTGGGCCTTCTCTACCGCGGGGCGCTCGCGTGCCTCGTGAGCGTCGAGAAGCTCCCCCTGGATCGAAGCTCGACGGAGGGGGAATGCCTGAGGGTGGCGACCCGGCGGCTCCCGGCGGCCCGGGCGGCGTACTTCCGCGGGCTGACCGAGTGCTGGCAGGCGGCCGCGTACGGACGGCGACGCCCCGGAGAGACGAGGGCGCAGGAGATTCTCGGCGCGTGGTCGACGCACTTCGGAGCCTCGCGGTGA
- a CDS encoding stage II sporulation protein M, protein MTREEFESRHRPEWEELDALLTSLDARRRTGPGAAPSIRSGPPDPARFDLLYRAACRHLALARLRLYGTDLIERLNDLALRGHRQLYGNRGRTVRAAVASAAVEFPRIVRRRIGAVALAAALFLLPGLAAAIWVIVQPEAASAILDAPTIRALDEMYDHSSTHFGRTRHEETNLGMFGYYIYHNGGIAFRTYAGGIFLGLGSIFFLLYNGLMIGTVMGHFATSPSAAAFFPFVAGHSPFELTAIVLSGAAGICLGAALVAPGRLSRADALRDAARGSIVLVAGACGMLFVAAFIEGFWSPLAGIAAPIKFAAGATLWLAILGYLALAGGRDGS, encoded by the coding sequence GTGACGCGCGAGGAGTTCGAGTCCCGCCACCGGCCCGAATGGGAGGAGCTCGACGCCCTCCTCACGAGCCTCGACGCGCGGCGGCGGACGGGGCCGGGGGCCGCGCCGTCGATCCGATCGGGGCCCCCCGATCCGGCGCGGTTCGACCTTCTCTACCGCGCGGCCTGCCGTCACCTGGCTCTCGCCCGCCTCAGGCTGTACGGGACCGACCTCATCGAGCGGCTGAACGATCTCGCGCTGCGCGGGCACCGGCAGCTCTACGGAAACCGCGGCCGCACGGTGCGCGCGGCCGTCGCGAGCGCGGCGGTCGAGTTCCCGCGCATCGTCCGGCGCCGGATCGGAGCGGTCGCGCTCGCCGCGGCCCTCTTCCTCCTGCCGGGCCTCGCCGCCGCGATCTGGGTGATCGTCCAGCCCGAGGCGGCCTCCGCCATCCTCGACGCGCCGACGATTCGCGCCCTCGACGAGATGTACGACCATTCGTCGACGCACTTCGGGCGGACGCGGCACGAGGAGACGAACCTCGGGATGTTCGGGTACTACATCTACCACAACGGCGGCATCGCCTTCCGGACCTACGCGGGGGGGATCTTCCTGGGCCTCGGATCGATCTTCTTCCTCCTCTACAACGGGCTGATGATCGGGACGGTCATGGGACACTTCGCGACGTCTCCCTCCGCCGCGGCCTTCTTCCCGTTCGTCGCCGGGCACTCGCCCTTCGAGCTGACGGCGATCGTGCTGTCCGGGGCGGCGGGGATCTGTCTGGGCGCGGCGCTCGTCGCCCCCGGGCGCCTGAGCCGGGCCGATGCGCTCAGGGATGCCGCCCGGGGGAGCATCGTCCTGGTCGCCGGCGCCTGCGGCATGCTGTTCGTGGCCGCCTTCATCGAGGGGTTCTGGTCGCCGCTCGCGGGGATCGCCGCGCCGATCAAGTTCGCCGCCGGCGCGACGCTCTGGCTGGCGATCCTCGGGTACCTCGCCCTCGCCGGAGGCCGCGATGGATCTTGA
- a CDS encoding RDD family protein codes for MLDTQIRIETPEGVDLRISPAGPVARAQAWLVDAIIKWILFVAAILLLVPFGQAGGGVASIVFFGIAWAYPVIFEVLWSGATPGKRALRLRVVHDNGTPISWSASMIRNLLRAADFLPFAYGFGLASCLLRRDFKRLGDIAAGSLVVHADAPPAEIRAIRAAPIPLPVALTVAEQRALVDFAERVPTLTRERADELARLVRPLVPASRDRVGDLIGMAGWIVGRR; via the coding sequence ATGCTCGACACCCAGATCCGCATCGAGACCCCCGAGGGGGTGGATCTGCGCATCTCCCCGGCCGGGCCGGTCGCCCGCGCCCAGGCGTGGCTCGTCGACGCGATCATCAAGTGGATCCTGTTCGTGGCGGCAATCCTCCTCCTGGTGCCGTTCGGGCAGGCGGGAGGGGGCGTCGCCTCCATCGTCTTCTTCGGGATCGCGTGGGCGTACCCGGTCATCTTCGAGGTGCTCTGGAGCGGCGCGACCCCCGGCAAGCGCGCGCTGCGCCTCCGCGTCGTCCACGACAACGGGACGCCAATCTCGTGGTCCGCGTCGATGATCCGGAATCTCCTGCGCGCGGCCGACTTCCTGCCGTTCGCCTACGGGTTCGGGCTCGCCTCCTGCCTGCTGCGGCGCGACTTCAAGAGGCTCGGGGACATCGCGGCGGGGTCGCTCGTCGTCCACGCGGACGCGCCGCCGGCCGAGATCCGCGCCATCCGTGCCGCCCCGATCCCCCTCCCGGTCGCCCTGACCGTGGCCGAGCAGCGGGCCCTCGTCGATTTCGCCGAGAGGGTGCCGACGCTGACCCGCGAGCGCGCGGACGAGCTCGCCCGCCTGGTCCGCCCCCTGGTCCCGGCGTCGCGGGATCGCGTCGGCGATCTGATCGGGATGGCGGGCTGGATCGTGGGGCGGCGGTGA
- a CDS encoding RDD family protein → MTDANPYSPPQTYVADVKAPGAIRLATRSQRARGALVDVGVGLALLFGTCFPLFQRLGVLAASDPEWLPRAFSAVGLQFLINAYFLHTNGQTVGKRAVGTRIVLADGSRASLPRILGLRMMVPGFIGWVPIAGPLFGLVDTLFIYRDDRRCLHDHIAGTVVIAA, encoded by the coding sequence GTGACCGACGCGAACCCCTACAGCCCGCCGCAGACGTACGTCGCCGACGTCAAAGCGCCCGGCGCGATCCGTCTCGCGACGAGGTCGCAGCGCGCTCGCGGGGCCCTCGTTGACGTGGGGGTCGGCCTCGCGCTCCTTTTCGGGACCTGTTTCCCGCTCTTCCAGAGGCTCGGGGTCCTCGCGGCCAGCGACCCCGAATGGCTCCCGCGGGCCTTTTCCGCCGTGGGGCTCCAGTTCCTCATCAACGCGTACTTCCTCCACACCAACGGGCAGACGGTCGGGAAGCGCGCCGTCGGGACGCGCATCGTCCTCGCCGACGGATCGCGCGCGAGCCTGCCGCGGATCCTCGGGCTGCGCATGATGGTCCCGGGGTTCATCGGGTGGGTTCCCATCGCCGGACCGCTCTTCGGCCTCGTCGACACCCTCTTCATCTACCGCGACGATCGTCGCTGCCTCCACGATCACATCGCCGGGACGGTGGTGATCGCCGCGTGA
- a CDS encoding YifB family Mg chelatase-like AAA ATPase translates to MRARGRAAVRRRHVDTRAPRPLRSPRGEFGPREAKGASLHARVTGGALHGVDVHLVRVEADISSGLPATRTVGLPEAAAREGNERVRSAIRNSGLAYPCKRIVVNLAPADVRKRGSSLDLAMAVAIVAGADGLDLSPLDGAVLYGELGLDGSVRPVPGALAAAVAARAAELVAIVVAEENAAEAAAIEGLKVLPARSLIDVIAHARGETALAACERGAPPEAAARGRGAASSDLRDVCGQLRARRAIEIAAAGGHNLLLVGPPGSGKTMLARCLPGILPPLTRGEAIEVTRIHGAVGTGLRGGLIRERPFRSPHHTVSTVALAGGGALARPGEISLAHHGVLFLDELPEFRREAIEVLRQPMEEGAVVVARAARTLKYPASFMLVAAMNPCPCGHLGDPRKRCRCNPLSVGRYRARISGPVLDRIDLHVEVPGVAFRELAAAGESEPTASVAGRVAAARAIEGGRFEGHVNATLPRAALREISSPDAAGRRILEAAMSRWALSARAHDRILRVARTIADLAGAPRVGAAHVAEAIQYRCLDREVEAVTAPMGGPGE, encoded by the coding sequence ATGCGTGCGCGCGGTCGAGCCGCGGTGAGGAGGCGCCATGTTGACACGCGCGCGCCCCGCCCGCTACGTTCCCCGCGAGGAGAGTTCGGGCCGAGGGAGGCGAAAGGAGCCTCCTTGCACGCGCGCGTCACAGGCGGCGCTCTCCACGGCGTCGACGTCCACCTCGTCCGGGTCGAAGCCGACATCTCCTCCGGACTCCCCGCCACTCGCACCGTCGGCCTTCCCGAGGCGGCGGCCCGCGAGGGAAACGAACGCGTCCGCTCGGCGATCCGAAACTCCGGCCTCGCGTACCCGTGCAAGCGCATCGTCGTCAACCTTGCCCCCGCCGACGTCCGTAAGAGGGGGTCGTCGCTCGATCTGGCCATGGCCGTCGCGATCGTCGCCGGGGCGGACGGCCTCGACCTCTCGCCGCTCGACGGCGCCGTCCTGTACGGCGAGCTCGGCCTCGACGGCTCGGTGCGCCCCGTGCCGGGAGCGCTGGCGGCGGCGGTCGCGGCGCGCGCGGCGGAGCTCGTCGCGATCGTCGTCGCGGAGGAGAACGCGGCGGAGGCCGCGGCGATCGAGGGGCTCAAGGTGCTGCCGGCGCGATCGCTCATCGACGTGATCGCCCACGCGCGCGGCGAGACGGCGCTCGCCGCCTGTGAGCGCGGCGCGCCTCCCGAAGCCGCGGCGAGGGGGCGGGGGGCGGCCTCGAGCGATCTGAGGGATGTCTGCGGGCAGCTCCGCGCCCGCCGCGCGATCGAGATCGCGGCGGCGGGAGGACACAATCTTCTTCTCGTCGGCCCGCCCGGCTCCGGGAAGACGATGCTCGCGCGGTGCCTCCCGGGCATCCTGCCGCCGCTGACGCGGGGGGAGGCGATCGAGGTGACGCGCATCCACGGCGCCGTCGGCACGGGCCTTCGCGGCGGGCTGATCCGCGAGCGCCCCTTCCGGTCCCCTCACCACACCGTCTCGACCGTGGCCCTCGCGGGTGGCGGGGCGCTCGCGCGCCCGGGGGAGATCAGTTTGGCCCACCACGGCGTCCTCTTTCTCGACGAGCTCCCCGAGTTCCGCCGCGAGGCGATCGAGGTGCTGCGGCAGCCGATGGAGGAGGGGGCGGTCGTCGTCGCCCGGGCGGCGCGGACGCTGAAGTACCCGGCATCCTTCATGCTCGTGGCCGCGATGAACCCGTGCCCCTGCGGGCACCTCGGCGACCCGCGGAAGAGGTGCCGCTGCAATCCGCTCTCGGTCGGGCGCTACCGCGCGCGCATCTCGGGCCCCGTGCTCGACCGGATCGACCTGCACGTCGAGGTGCCGGGGGTTGCTTTCCGCGAGCTTGCGGCGGCGGGGGAGTCGGAGCCCACGGCGTCGGTCGCCGGGCGCGTCGCGGCGGCGCGCGCGATCGAGGGGGGGCGATTCGAAGGCCATGTCAACGCGACGCTCCCGCGCGCGGCGCTCCGGGAGATCTCCTCCCCCGACGCGGCCGGGCGGCGCATCCTCGAGGCCGCGATGTCGCGCTGGGCCCTCTCCGCGCGCGCCCACGATCGGATCCTCCGCGTGGCGCGCACGATCGCCGACCTTGCGGGCGCGCCCCGCGTCGGCGCCGCGCACGTGGCGGAGGCGATCCAGTACCGGTGTCTCGATCGGGAGGTGGAGGCGGTCACCGCTCCGATGGGAGGGCCGGGGGAGTGA
- a CDS encoding DMT family transporter, translating to MPFEFSFLIPLRAMSNTETSPGRPLVDANDLGLLCVVVIWGLNLAVVKFALGEMRPLAFNAARFVLATIMLLVLLKRQGESLRTSRRDLFLLIVAGFLGHTAYQLFFIEGIARTTASHAALIFGISPVAVALMSMAVGHERIRASGWIGAALALFGVYIIMAGKAPAGGTPPSLTGDLLVLVAAISWCAYTVMARPLLARHSPLKVTTVSMSWGVLLMLPLCAPQVVRQPWGDLSRGIWLAMGYSCVFALVVAYILWYRSVKQVGNMKTAIYSNLVPVTGTLAGWLFLGERLYPALGLGAAAIFGGIALTKMNAAAESPRADRPEPGEIVGDLGEEF from the coding sequence TTGCCCTTCGAATTCTCGTTCCTCATCCCCCTGAGAGCGATGTCCAACACCGAGACCTCACCTGGCCGCCCCCTCGTCGACGCCAACGACCTGGGGCTCCTCTGCGTGGTCGTCATCTGGGGGCTCAACCTCGCCGTCGTGAAGTTCGCGCTCGGCGAGATGCGTCCGCTGGCGTTCAACGCGGCGCGCTTCGTCCTCGCGACGATCATGCTCCTCGTCCTGCTCAAGCGGCAGGGGGAGAGCCTCCGCACGAGCCGCCGGGATCTGTTCCTGCTCATCGTCGCGGGGTTCCTCGGGCATACCGCATATCAGCTCTTCTTCATCGAGGGGATCGCGAGGACGACCGCCTCGCACGCCGCCCTCATCTTCGGCATCTCCCCCGTGGCCGTCGCCCTGATGAGCATGGCCGTCGGGCACGAGCGCATTCGCGCGTCCGGATGGATCGGCGCCGCGCTCGCGCTCTTCGGCGTCTACATCATCATGGCCGGGAAGGCGCCTGCGGGAGGAACCCCCCCGTCGCTGACGGGAGATCTGCTCGTCCTCGTCGCGGCGATCTCGTGGTGCGCCTACACGGTCATGGCGCGCCCCCTCCTCGCGCGGCACTCGCCGCTGAAGGTGACGACCGTCTCGATGAGCTGGGGGGTTCTCCTGATGCTTCCCCTGTGCGCTCCCCAGGTGGTTCGCCAGCCATGGGGAGACCTCTCGCGGGGGATCTGGCTCGCGATGGGCTACTCATGCGTCTTCGCCCTGGTCGTGGCCTACATCCTGTGGTACCGCTCCGTGAAGCAGGTCGGCAACATGAAGACGGCGATCTACTCCAACCTCGTGCCGGTGACGGGGACTCTCGCGGGATGGCTTTTCCTCGGCGAGCGGCTCTACCCGGCCCTGGGTCTCGGGGCCGCCGCGATCTTCGGCGGGATCGCGCTGACGAAGATGAACGCCGCGGCCGAGTCGCCCCGCGCGGATCGCCCCGAGCCGGGGGAGATCGTGGGCGATCTCGGCGAGGAATTCTGA
- a CDS encoding SDR family oxidoreductase gives MDLGIRGKTALVGGSSGGIGRAIAEGLAAEGANVAVCSRSAGAARKAADEIARRHGVRTTAIECDLSEPAGATTFVAGARAALGAVSILVTNSGGPPTGVFRTTDDAAWERGHHVTLMSAVRLIRECLPDMTRARWGRIVNIASISVRQPIDGLLLSNALRAAVVGMAKTLSREIGPEGVLVNTVCPGYTQTPRLAEVAEIDASSRGISPEAVVAGWVEGTPLRRVGTPEEIAAVAVFLCSGPASYVTGTTICVDGGRVAGLP, from the coding sequence ATGGATCTGGGGATTCGGGGAAAGACGGCGCTGGTCGGAGGGTCGAGCGGCGGCATCGGAAGGGCGATCGCCGAAGGGCTCGCGGCCGAAGGGGCCAACGTGGCCGTCTGCTCGCGAAGCGCGGGCGCCGCCCGGAAGGCGGCCGACGAGATCGCGCGGCGGCACGGCGTGAGGACGACGGCGATCGAGTGCGATCTCTCCGAGCCGGCCGGCGCGACGACCTTCGTGGCCGGGGCCCGCGCCGCGCTGGGAGCCGTCTCGATCCTCGTCACCAACAGCGGCGGTCCGCCGACCGGGGTCTTCCGGACGACCGATGACGCCGCGTGGGAGCGGGGGCACCACGTCACGCTGATGAGCGCCGTGAGGCTCATCCGCGAGTGCCTCCCCGACATGACGCGGGCGCGGTGGGGGAGGATCGTGAACATCGCGTCGATCTCCGTCCGCCAGCCGATCGACGGGCTGCTCCTCTCCAACGCCCTGCGGGCCGCGGTCGTGGGGATGGCGAAGACGCTCTCGCGGGAAATCGGGCCCGAAGGCGTCCTGGTCAACACCGTTTGCCCCGGCTACACTCAGACCCCGAGGCTCGCGGAGGTCGCGGAGATCGACGCGAGCAGCCGGGGGATCTCCCCGGAGGCGGTCGTGGCGGGGTGGGTGGAAGGGACGCCGCTGCGCCGTGTCGGAACGCCCGAAGAGATCGCGGCCGTGGCCGTCTTCCTGTGCTCCGGACCCGCATCGTACGTGACGGGCACCACGATCTGCGTCGACGGAGGCAGGGTCGCCGGCCTCCCCTAG